The Vicia villosa cultivar HV-30 ecotype Madison, WI linkage group LG1, Vvil1.0, whole genome shotgun sequence genome includes a region encoding these proteins:
- the LOC131640693 gene encoding RNA-binding protein involved in heterochromatin assembly dri1 isoform X1 yields the protein MGEGREGDWECSSCNNRNYAFRSFCNRCKQPRLLVDNKTPADSKWLPRIGDWICSGCTNNNYASREKCKKCGQPKEVAAMPAIAMTRASFPTYPPYFSRAPGGPEHNMNIGLIGNGAPPQSLNLNTNWPFTGAEKFGLQPFPLWLPGTNYSSGHPYVNSHNQNPSVPKDWRNGDWVCNCGFHNYSSRSQCKKCNASPPAPGTKRLASEDLAYDWDNKRLNVGPTNDQQRTYSSVEQVVGTSAEPKSALIPAYGSINSSSAPSFAMPPLFPIPPQFSSTALLGKGAKQWRSGDWMCTNCNNHNYASRQECNRCKTLRAAPMQPVNVV from the exons atgggaGAAGGTAGAGAAGGTGATTGGGAGTGTAGCAGTTGCAACAACAGAAACTACGCTTTCCGATCATTCTGCAATCGATGCAAACAGCCACGTCTTCTTGTTGATAACAAAACCCCCGCTGATTCCAAATGGCTCCCTCGCATCGGCGATTGGATCTGTTCCG GTTGCACTAACAACAATTATGCATCAAGAGAGAAGTGCAAGAAGTGCGGACAACCAAAGGAGGTAGCGGCCATGCCAGCAATTGCAATGACTAGAGCATCTTTCCCTACATATCCACCCTACTTTTCTAGGGCTCCAGGAGGACCAGAGCACAACATGAATATTGGATTGATTGGAAACGGTGCGCCACCACAGTCGCTGAACTTGAATACTAATTGGCCTTTTACTGGAGCCGAGAAGTTTGGTCTCCAGCCATTTCCATTATGGCTTCCAGGTACAAATTATAGTTCTGGACATCCTTATGTAAATTCCCATAATCAGAACCCATCTGTTCCAAAAGATTGGCGCAATGGGGACTGGGTCTGTAACTGTGGCTTCCATAATTACTCCTCTCGCTCACAG TGTAAAAAATGCAATGCTTCTCCACCAG CGCCTGGCACAAAACGGTTAGCCTCCGAAGATTTGGCTTATGACTGGGATAACAAGAGATTGAATGTAGGACCT ACAAATGATCAGCAGCGAACATATTCAAGTGTAGAGCAAGTAGTAGGGACCAGTGCAGAACCAAAATCGGCACTCATCCCTGCTTACGGGAGCATTAACTCTAGTTCGGCACCAAGCTTTGCAATGCCCCCACTTTTTCCAATTCCACCTCAATTTTCCTCAACCGCACTTCTTGGAAAAGG AGCTAAGCAATGGCGAAGTGGTGATTGGATGTGCACCAATTGCAACAATCATAATTATGCTTCCAGACAAGAGTGTAACAG ATGTAAAACACTCAGAGCGGCGCCCATGCAACCTGTCAATGTTGTGTAA
- the LOC131640693 gene encoding uncharacterized protein LOC131640693 isoform X3 — protein MAPSHRRLDLFREKCKKCGQPKEVAAMPAIAMTRASFPTYPPYFSRAPGGPEHNMNIGLIGNGAPPQSLNLNTNWPFTGAEKFGLQPFPLWLPGTNYSSGHPYVNSHNQNPSVPKDWRNGDWVCNCGFHNYSSRSQCKKCNASPPAPGTKRLASEDLAYDWDNKRLNVGPTNDQQRTYSSVEQVVGTSAEPKSALIPAYGSINSSSAPSFAMPPLFPIPPQFSSTALLGKGAKQWRSGDWMCTNCNNHNYASRQECNRCKTLRAAPMQPVNVV, from the exons ATGGCTCCCTCGCATCGGCGATTGGATCTGTTCCG AGAGAAGTGCAAGAAGTGCGGACAACCAAAGGAGGTAGCGGCCATGCCAGCAATTGCAATGACTAGAGCATCTTTCCCTACATATCCACCCTACTTTTCTAGGGCTCCAGGAGGACCAGAGCACAACATGAATATTGGATTGATTGGAAACGGTGCGCCACCACAGTCGCTGAACTTGAATACTAATTGGCCTTTTACTGGAGCCGAGAAGTTTGGTCTCCAGCCATTTCCATTATGGCTTCCAGGTACAAATTATAGTTCTGGACATCCTTATGTAAATTCCCATAATCAGAACCCATCTGTTCCAAAAGATTGGCGCAATGGGGACTGGGTCTGTAACTGTGGCTTCCATAATTACTCCTCTCGCTCACAG TGTAAAAAATGCAATGCTTCTCCACCAG CGCCTGGCACAAAACGGTTAGCCTCCGAAGATTTGGCTTATGACTGGGATAACAAGAGATTGAATGTAGGACCT ACAAATGATCAGCAGCGAACATATTCAAGTGTAGAGCAAGTAGTAGGGACCAGTGCAGAACCAAAATCGGCACTCATCCCTGCTTACGGGAGCATTAACTCTAGTTCGGCACCAAGCTTTGCAATGCCCCCACTTTTTCCAATTCCACCTCAATTTTCCTCAACCGCACTTCTTGGAAAAGG AGCTAAGCAATGGCGAAGTGGTGATTGGATGTGCACCAATTGCAACAATCATAATTATGCTTCCAGACAAGAGTGTAACAG ATGTAAAACACTCAGAGCGGCGCCCATGCAACCTGTCAATGTTGTGTAA
- the LOC131640693 gene encoding RNA-binding protein involved in heterochromatin assembly dri1 isoform X2, with protein MGEGREGDWECSSCNNRNYAFRSFCNRCKQPRLLVDNKTPADSKWLPRIGDWICSGCTNNNYASREKCKKCGQPKEVAAMPAIAMTRASFPTYPPYFSRAPGGPEHNMNIGLIGNGAPPQSLNLNTNWPFTGAEKFGLQPFPLWLPGTNYSSGHPYVNSHNQNPSVPKDWRNGDWVCNCGFHNYSSRSQCKKCNASPPAPGTKRLASEDLAYDWDNKRLNTNDQQRTYSSVEQVVGTSAEPKSALIPAYGSINSSSAPSFAMPPLFPIPPQFSSTALLGKGAKQWRSGDWMCTNCNNHNYASRQECNRCKTLRAAPMQPVNVV; from the exons atgggaGAAGGTAGAGAAGGTGATTGGGAGTGTAGCAGTTGCAACAACAGAAACTACGCTTTCCGATCATTCTGCAATCGATGCAAACAGCCACGTCTTCTTGTTGATAACAAAACCCCCGCTGATTCCAAATGGCTCCCTCGCATCGGCGATTGGATCTGTTCCG GTTGCACTAACAACAATTATGCATCAAGAGAGAAGTGCAAGAAGTGCGGACAACCAAAGGAGGTAGCGGCCATGCCAGCAATTGCAATGACTAGAGCATCTTTCCCTACATATCCACCCTACTTTTCTAGGGCTCCAGGAGGACCAGAGCACAACATGAATATTGGATTGATTGGAAACGGTGCGCCACCACAGTCGCTGAACTTGAATACTAATTGGCCTTTTACTGGAGCCGAGAAGTTTGGTCTCCAGCCATTTCCATTATGGCTTCCAGGTACAAATTATAGTTCTGGACATCCTTATGTAAATTCCCATAATCAGAACCCATCTGTTCCAAAAGATTGGCGCAATGGGGACTGGGTCTGTAACTGTGGCTTCCATAATTACTCCTCTCGCTCACAG TGTAAAAAATGCAATGCTTCTCCACCAG CGCCTGGCACAAAACGGTTAGCCTCCGAAGATTTGGCTTATGACTGGGATAACAAGAGATTGAAT ACAAATGATCAGCAGCGAACATATTCAAGTGTAGAGCAAGTAGTAGGGACCAGTGCAGAACCAAAATCGGCACTCATCCCTGCTTACGGGAGCATTAACTCTAGTTCGGCACCAAGCTTTGCAATGCCCCCACTTTTTCCAATTCCACCTCAATTTTCCTCAACCGCACTTCTTGGAAAAGG AGCTAAGCAATGGCGAAGTGGTGATTGGATGTGCACCAATTGCAACAATCATAATTATGCTTCCAGACAAGAGTGTAACAG ATGTAAAACACTCAGAGCGGCGCCCATGCAACCTGTCAATGTTGTGTAA